The Synechococcus sp. MU1617 genome window below encodes:
- the lepA gene encoding translation elongation factor 4: MTDAPVSRIRNFCIIAHIDHGKSTLADRLLQDTGTVANRDMQEQFLDNMDLERERGITIKLQAARMNYTAADGEEYVLNLIDTPGHVDFSYEVSRSLQACEGALLVVDASQGVEAQTLANVYLALDNDLEIIPVLNKIDLPGADPDRIKEEVEAIIGLDCSNAISCSAKTGLGVPEILQAVVDRVPPPKDAVEEPTKALIFDSYYDPYRGVIVYFRVMSGRISCKDKVLLMASKKTYELDEIGIMAPDQKKVDELHAGEVGYLAASIKAVADARVGDTITLVNAPADKALPGYTEAKPMVFCGLFPTEADQYPDLRDALDKLQLSDAALKYEPETSSAMGFGFRCGFLGLLHMEIVQERLEREYDLDLIVTAPSVIYKVNMIDGSEVMVDNPATLPDPQKRESIEEPYVKMEIYAPNEYNGALMGLCQERRGDYIDMKYITTDRVTLIYELPLAEVVTDFFDQMKTRTQGYASMEYSLIGYRKNQLVRLDVLINGERADALTTIVHQDKAYNVGKALVEKLKELIPRQQFKIPIQASIGSRIIASTSISAIRKDVLAKCYGGDISRKKKLLKKQAKGKKRMKAMGKVDVPQEAFMAVLKLNDGGGS; the protein is encoded by the coding sequence ATGACCGACGCCCCCGTCTCACGGATCCGTAACTTCTGCATCATTGCCCACATCGACCACGGCAAGTCGACCCTGGCCGACCGGTTGCTGCAGGACACCGGGACGGTGGCCAATCGGGACATGCAGGAGCAGTTCCTGGACAACATGGATCTGGAGAGGGAGCGAGGGATCACAATCAAGCTCCAGGCCGCCCGGATGAACTACACCGCTGCCGATGGAGAGGAGTACGTCCTCAATCTGATCGACACCCCTGGCCACGTTGACTTTTCCTATGAGGTGAGCCGCAGCCTTCAGGCCTGCGAAGGGGCATTGCTGGTGGTGGATGCCAGCCAGGGGGTGGAAGCCCAGACCCTGGCCAACGTGTATCTGGCGCTGGACAATGATCTCGAGATCATCCCGGTGCTCAACAAGATCGATCTTCCCGGTGCGGATCCGGACAGGATCAAGGAAGAGGTCGAGGCGATTATCGGGCTCGATTGCAGCAACGCCATCTCTTGCTCGGCCAAGACCGGCTTGGGGGTGCCCGAGATCCTGCAGGCCGTGGTCGACCGGGTGCCGCCGCCGAAGGATGCAGTAGAGGAGCCCACCAAGGCACTGATCTTCGATTCGTATTACGACCCCTACCGGGGCGTGATCGTGTATTTCCGTGTGATGAGCGGCCGGATCAGCTGCAAAGACAAGGTGCTGCTGATGGCCAGCAAGAAGACCTATGAGCTCGATGAGATCGGGATCATGGCGCCGGATCAGAAGAAGGTGGATGAACTCCACGCCGGTGAAGTGGGCTACCTGGCGGCGTCGATCAAGGCGGTGGCTGATGCCCGCGTCGGCGACACCATCACCCTGGTGAACGCACCGGCGGATAAGGCTTTACCGGGTTACACCGAGGCCAAGCCAATGGTGTTCTGCGGCCTCTTCCCCACCGAGGCCGATCAGTACCCCGATCTGCGCGATGCCCTCGACAAGTTGCAGCTCTCGGATGCAGCGCTGAAGTACGAGCCGGAAACCAGCAGCGCCATGGGCTTCGGCTTCCGTTGCGGCTTCCTTGGCCTGCTGCACATGGAAATCGTGCAGGAGCGGCTTGAGCGTGAATACGACCTTGATCTGATCGTCACCGCGCCATCGGTGATCTACAAGGTGAACATGATCGATGGCTCCGAAGTGATGGTGGACAACCCCGCCACGCTTCCCGATCCGCAAAAGCGTGAGTCGATCGAAGAGCCCTACGTGAAGATGGAGATCTATGCGCCAAATGAATACAACGGCGCACTGATGGGCCTCTGCCAGGAGCGGCGGGGTGACTACATCGACATGAAATACATCACCACCGATCGGGTGACGTTGATCTACGAGTTACCGCTGGCGGAGGTGGTGACCGACTTCTTCGATCAGATGAAGACGCGCACCCAGGGCTATGCGTCGATGGAATACAGCCTGATCGGTTACCGCAAGAACCAGCTGGTGCGTCTGGATGTGTTGATCAACGGCGAGCGGGCCGATGCCCTCACCACGATCGTCCACCAAGACAAGGCCTACAACGTGGGCAAGGCCTTGGTGGAGAAACTCAAGGAGCTGATTCCACGCCAGCAGTTCAAGATCCCCATTCAGGCCTCGATTGGAAGCCGGATCATTGCCTCCACCAGCATCAGTGCCATCCGCAAGGATGTGCTTGCCAAGTGCTATGGCGGTGACATCTCACGGAAGAAGAAACTGCTGAAGAAGCAGGCCAAGGGCAAGAAGCGGATGAAGGCCATGGGCAAGGTGGATGTGCCGCAGGAGGCCTTTATGGCTGTGCTCAAGCTCAACGATGGAGGGGGGAGCTAA
- a CDS encoding multidrug efflux SMR transporter: MSNPWTLLLLAISAEVIGTSCLRLSEGMTRPLPTLLVFSAYALAMALLSKVVLSIPLGITYALWSGIGTVVIVLVGRFAYSQMLQPAQLIGIALITAGVVLVNLGE; encoded by the coding sequence ATGAGCAATCCCTGGACCCTGTTGCTGCTGGCGATCAGCGCTGAGGTGATCGGCACCTCCTGCCTGCGCTTGTCAGAAGGCATGACCCGACCGCTGCCCACCCTGCTGGTGTTCAGCGCCTACGCCCTTGCCATGGCCCTGCTCTCCAAGGTGGTGCTGAGCATTCCCCTGGGGATCACCTATGCCCTCTGGAGCGGCATCGGCACCGTGGTGATCGTGCTGGTGGGGCGATTCGCCTACAGCCAGATGCTGCAGCCCGCCCAATTGATCGGCATCGCCCTGATCACCGCAGGTGTGGTCTTGGTGAACCTGGGGGAATGA